A stretch of Garra rufa chromosome 11, GarRuf1.0, whole genome shotgun sequence DNA encodes these proteins:
- the LOC141345121 gene encoding threonine--tRNA ligase 1, cytoplasmic-like, whose product MLMFQVCKRFVEAGFMAEADLDSGCLLNKKIRNAQLAQYNFILVVGEKERAANSVNVRTRDNKVHGELSVEEVMERLTLLRQSRCRSAEEDF is encoded by the exons ATGTTGATGTTCCAGGTCTGTAAGCGTTTTGTTGAAGCTGGTTTCATGGCCGAAGCTGATTTGGACTCTGGTTGCCTTCTGAACAAGAAGATTCGTAACGCGCAGCTGGCGCAGTACAACTTCATCCTGG TGGTGGGCGAGAAGGAGCGTGCCGCTAACAGCGTGAACGTAAGAACCAGAGACAATAAGGTGCATGGAGAGCTGAGCGTGGAGGAGGTGATGGAGAGACTGACGCTCCTCAGACAGTCCCGCTGCCGCAGCGCCGAGGAGGACTTCTGA